In the Qipengyuania pelagi genome, one interval contains:
- the rimO gene encoding 30S ribosomal protein S12 methylthiotransferase RimO — MTTTSPSLIPDQKKVGMVSLGCPKALVDSERILTRLRADGYAMSPDYAGADVVLVNTCGFLDSAKEESLAAIGEAIAENGRVIVTGCMGEEADAIRAAHPQVLAVTGAHQYEQVVEAVHLHAPPSQGPYIDLIPQPDVKLTPRHYSYLKISEGCNHSCAFCIIPDLRGKLASRRVDAVLREAEKLVAAGTKELLVISQDTSAYGVDTRHEPRDWKGRQVRAHMTDLARELGGLRTADGAPPWVRLHYVYPYPHVDQVIPLMAEGLLTPYLDIPFQHAAPSVLKRMKRPANEAKVLERLKNWRAICPDIAIRSSFVVGFPGETEEDFRYLLDWLEEAQLDRVGGFRFEPVEGAQANALPDQVPEAVKEERYARLMEVTQRISTAKLQAKIGRTLKVIIDEVGEPDEDGDIGATGRSQADAPEIDGQVFLRDVGADIAPGDILDVTIEDADAHDLFGAIG, encoded by the coding sequence ATGACCACCACATCCCCGTCACTGATTCCCGACCAGAAAAAGGTCGGCATGGTCTCGCTCGGCTGCCCCAAGGCGCTGGTCGACAGCGAGCGCATCCTCACCCGCCTGCGCGCCGACGGCTATGCGATGAGCCCGGATTACGCGGGCGCCGACGTGGTGCTCGTCAACACCTGCGGTTTCCTCGACAGCGCGAAGGAGGAAAGCCTTGCAGCTATCGGCGAGGCGATCGCGGAAAACGGCCGGGTGATCGTGACCGGCTGCATGGGCGAAGAGGCCGACGCCATCCGCGCCGCGCATCCGCAGGTCCTCGCAGTGACTGGCGCGCATCAATACGAGCAGGTCGTCGAGGCAGTGCATCTGCACGCACCGCCGTCGCAGGGTCCGTATATCGATCTGATCCCGCAGCCGGATGTGAAACTCACACCGAGACATTACAGTTACCTCAAGATTTCAGAGGGTTGCAATCACTCCTGCGCCTTCTGCATCATCCCCGACCTGCGTGGCAAGCTCGCCAGCCGCCGCGTGGACGCGGTGCTGCGCGAGGCGGAAAAGCTGGTCGCGGCGGGGACGAAGGAATTGCTGGTGATCAGCCAGGATACCAGCGCCTATGGCGTCGATACGCGGCATGAACCGCGTGACTGGAAGGGGCGCCAGGTCCGCGCGCACATGACCGATCTCGCCCGCGAACTGGGCGGCCTGCGCACGGCGGACGGCGCCCCGCCCTGGGTGCGGCTGCATTACGTCTACCCCTATCCCCATGTCGATCAGGTCATCCCCTTGATGGCCGAGGGTTTGCTGACCCCCTATCTCGACATCCCGTTCCAGCACGCCGCGCCCTCCGTCCTGAAACGCATGAAGCGCCCGGCGAACGAGGCGAAGGTGCTGGAACGCCTCAAGAACTGGCGCGCGATCTGCCCCGATATCGCGATCCGGTCGAGTTTCGTCGTCGGCTTTCCGGGCGAGACCGAGGAGGATTTCCGCTATCTGCTCGACTGGCTCGAGGAAGCCCAGCTCGACCGGGTCGGCGGCTTCCGCTTCGAACCGGTAGAGGGCGCGCAGGCAAACGCCCTGCCCGATCAGGTGCCCGAAGCGGTCAAGGAAGAGCGCTATGCCCGCCTGATGGAAGTGACCCAGCGCATCTCGACCGCCAAGCTCCAGGCCAAGATCGGCAGGACACTCAAGGTCATTATCGACGAGGTCGGCGAACCGGACGAGGACGGCGATATCGGCGCGACCGGCCGCAGCCAGGCCGACGCGCCCGAAATCGACGGACAGGTCTTCCTGCGCGATGTCGGAGCGGATATCGCGCCCGGCGACATTCTCGACGTCACGATCGAGGACGCCGATGCCCACGACCTGTTTGGCGCCATCGGCTAG